One region of Salvelinus namaycush isolate Seneca chromosome 3, SaNama_1.0, whole genome shotgun sequence genomic DNA includes:
- the LOC120037632 gene encoding xaa-Pro aminopeptidase 3-like isoform X1 — MVYVLMGIQLCPISANQLLYSIYLKSKLIVILFTITNYGYEYCCTEYSAVASGSFEWWVYNFFPFLLSVTGEVTPGLTQTEFDLRRQRLASLIEVQADRLGPTASSNKHLVIVLSHPIRYMTNDIPYPFHQNQDFLYLTGILEPDSALVLCGTGRPDQAILFVPRRDPARELWDGPRSGKDGAAALTGVERVHCTEELGLVLKSLKGSTVWYDGSKPCHPGLHQTHVWPLLEGGPMVRSLRPLTHSLRALKSPAEVALMKEAGRITAQAFKKTMGMSHGDIDEALLYAKFDFECRAHGANFLAYPPVVAGGNRANTLHYINNNQIVKNGEMVLLDGGCEYFCYVSDITRTWPVNGKFSPAQAELYEGVLEVQKACLSLCSPGVSLDHIYSTMLALLGRQLKQLGIVKGSTSDADALKAARRYCPHHVGHYLGMDVHDTPELSRSQPLQPGMAITIEPGLYICEDDDQVPERFRGLGVRIEDDVVIQDEINPLILSSDTPKTIADVERACAQS; from the exons ATGGTTTATGTACTCATGGGCATACAGCTATGTCCCATTTCTGCCAATCAGTTACTCTACAGCATTTACCTGAAATCAAAGCTCATTGTTATCTTATTCACAATCACAAACTATGGCTATGAATACTGTTGCACTGAGTACAGTGCAGTCGCTTCAGGGAGTTTTGAATGGTGGGTTTATAACTTCTTCCCcttcctgctctctgtcacaGGTGAGGTGACCCCTGGCTTAACCCAAACAGAGTTTGATCTCCGTCGGCAAAGACTGGCCTCTCTAATCGAGGTTCAGGCAGATCGGCTGGGACCCACTGCTTCGTCCAACAAACACCTCGTCATTGTCCTCTCCCACCCAATCCGCTACATGACCAATGACATCCCCTACCCCTTCCACCAGAACCAGGACTTCCTCTACCTCACAGGCATCCTTGAGCCAGACAGCGCCCTGGTTCTGTGTGGTACCGGCCGCCCGGACCAGGCCATCCTCTTTGTACCCCGCAGGGACCCGGCCAGGGAGCTGTGGGATGGGCCCAGGTCAGGGAAGGACGGTGCGGCAGCGTTGACGGGGGTGGAGAGGGTCCACTGCACAGAAGAGTTGGGACTTGTACTCAAAAGCCTTAAAG gtaGCACTGTGTGGTATGATGGCTCCAAGCCCTGCCACCCTGGGCTCCACCAGACCCATGTTTGGCCCCTGTTGGAAGGGGGGCCCATGGTGCGCTCTCTCAGACCCCTTACACACTCCCTCAGGGCCCTCAAGAGCCCAGCCGAGGTGGCTCTTATGAAGGAGGCTGGTCGCATCACAGCACAG GCATTCAAGAAGACTATGGGTATGTCTCATGGTGACATTGATGAAGCTCTACTGTATGCTAAA TTTGATTTTGAGTGCCGTGCCCATGGAGCCAATTTCTTGGCCTATCCTCCTGTGGTTGCTGGTGGAAACCGAGCCAATACACTTCATTACATAAACAACAACCAGATTGTCAAG AATGGGGAGATGGTGCTACTTGATggagggtgtgaatacttttgttATGTCAGTGATATTACTCGCACCTGGCCGGTGAACGGAAA GTTCAGCCCTGCCCAGGCAGAGTTGTATGAGGGGGTGTTGGAGGTGCAGaaggcctgtctgtctctgtgctccCCAGGAGTTAGTCTGGACCACATCTACAGCACCATGTTGGCTCTGCTGGGACGCCAACTCAAACAGCTGGGCATCGTGAAGGGCTCCACCAGTGATGCTGATGCACTTAAG GCGGCAAGGCGCTACTGCCCCCACCATGTTGGTCACTACCTGGGCATGGATGTGCACGATACCCCTGAGCTTTCCCGCTCTCAGCCCCTCCAGCCTGGAATGGCAATCACAATAGAGCCAG ggCTGTACATATGTGAGGACGATGACCAGGTTCCAGAGCGATTCCGTGGACTTGGGGTGAGAATAGAGGACGACGTTGTGATTCAAGACGAGATAAACCCCTTGATCCTGTCCTCTGACACACCCAAAACCATTGCTGATGTTGAAAGAGCATGTGCACAGAGTTAG
- the LOC120037632 gene encoding xaa-Pro aminopeptidase 3-like isoform X2, whose protein sequence is MLPSSNILTRSATQLVSHSKFWSQGHLWCPCRNVSVKPGGWKPQKVPPRYLGQLSPFTHPHFIKNGEVTPGLTQTEFDLRRQRLASLIEVQADRLGPTASSNKHLVIVLSHPIRYMTNDIPYPFHQNQDFLYLTGILEPDSALVLCGTGRPDQAILFVPRRDPARELWDGPRSGKDGAAALTGVERVHCTEELGLVLKSLKGSTVWYDGSKPCHPGLHQTHVWPLLEGGPMVRSLRPLTHSLRALKSPAEVALMKEAGRITAQAFKKTMGMSHGDIDEALLYAKFDFECRAHGANFLAYPPVVAGGNRANTLHYINNNQIVKNGEMVLLDGGCEYFCYVSDITRTWPVNGKFSPAQAELYEGVLEVQKACLSLCSPGVSLDHIYSTMLALLGRQLKQLGIVKGSTSDADALKAARRYCPHHVGHYLGMDVHDTPELSRSQPLQPGMAITIEPGLYICEDDDQVPERFRGLGVRIEDDVVIQDEINPLILSSDTPKTIADVERACAQS, encoded by the exons ATGTTGCCCTCATCTAACATTTTGACCAGATCCGCTACCCAATTGGTGTCACACTCAAAGTTTTGGAGTCAAG GTCATCTGTGGTGCCCATGCCGGAATGTCTCCGTTAAACCAGGAGGGTGGAAACCGCAGAAGGTTCCACCAAGATACCTCGGCCAGCTAAGCCCCTTCACTCATCCACACTTCATAAAAAATG GTGAGGTGACCCCTGGCTTAACCCAAACAGAGTTTGATCTCCGTCGGCAAAGACTGGCCTCTCTAATCGAGGTTCAGGCAGATCGGCTGGGACCCACTGCTTCGTCCAACAAACACCTCGTCATTGTCCTCTCCCACCCAATCCGCTACATGACCAATGACATCCCCTACCCCTTCCACCAGAACCAGGACTTCCTCTACCTCACAGGCATCCTTGAGCCAGACAGCGCCCTGGTTCTGTGTGGTACCGGCCGCCCGGACCAGGCCATCCTCTTTGTACCCCGCAGGGACCCGGCCAGGGAGCTGTGGGATGGGCCCAGGTCAGGGAAGGACGGTGCGGCAGCGTTGACGGGGGTGGAGAGGGTCCACTGCACAGAAGAGTTGGGACTTGTACTCAAAAGCCTTAAAG gtaGCACTGTGTGGTATGATGGCTCCAAGCCCTGCCACCCTGGGCTCCACCAGACCCATGTTTGGCCCCTGTTGGAAGGGGGGCCCATGGTGCGCTCTCTCAGACCCCTTACACACTCCCTCAGGGCCCTCAAGAGCCCAGCCGAGGTGGCTCTTATGAAGGAGGCTGGTCGCATCACAGCACAG GCATTCAAGAAGACTATGGGTATGTCTCATGGTGACATTGATGAAGCTCTACTGTATGCTAAA TTTGATTTTGAGTGCCGTGCCCATGGAGCCAATTTCTTGGCCTATCCTCCTGTGGTTGCTGGTGGAAACCGAGCCAATACACTTCATTACATAAACAACAACCAGATTGTCAAG AATGGGGAGATGGTGCTACTTGATggagggtgtgaatacttttgttATGTCAGTGATATTACTCGCACCTGGCCGGTGAACGGAAA GTTCAGCCCTGCCCAGGCAGAGTTGTATGAGGGGGTGTTGGAGGTGCAGaaggcctgtctgtctctgtgctccCCAGGAGTTAGTCTGGACCACATCTACAGCACCATGTTGGCTCTGCTGGGACGCCAACTCAAACAGCTGGGCATCGTGAAGGGCTCCACCAGTGATGCTGATGCACTTAAG GCGGCAAGGCGCTACTGCCCCCACCATGTTGGTCACTACCTGGGCATGGATGTGCACGATACCCCTGAGCTTTCCCGCTCTCAGCCCCTCCAGCCTGGAATGGCAATCACAATAGAGCCAG ggCTGTACATATGTGAGGACGATGACCAGGTTCCAGAGCGATTCCGTGGACTTGGGGTGAGAATAGAGGACGACGTTGTGATTCAAGACGAGATAAACCCCTTGATCCTGTCCTCTGACACACCCAAAACCATTGCTGATGTTGAAAGAGCATGTGCACAGAGTTAG